In Leptospira brenneri, the following are encoded in one genomic region:
- a CDS encoding VOC family protein: protein MIHHIAIGTPNPSNLAEFYLRIPGAKKTREFHYPSGLLRSIWIEFGSIILMLEEGEKSSPRALVFSFNENDKSSWIQFLNQIEIQNQTEYTVYFLDTDGNLLGLSQYPEKLKII from the coding sequence ATGATCCATCACATTGCCATCGGTACTCCGAACCCTTCCAATTTAGCAGAGTTTTATCTACGAATTCCAGGTGCAAAGAAAACCAGGGAATTCCATTATCCGTCTGGGCTTTTGCGTTCTATTTGGATCGAGTTTGGTTCCATCATCCTTATGTTAGAAGAAGGAGAAAAAAGTTCCCCCCGTGCTCTTGTATTTTCCTTTAACGAAAACGATAAATCTAGCTGGATCCAGTTTTTAAACCAGATAGAAATCCAAAATCAAACAGAGTATACGGTTTACTTCTTAGATACGGATGGGAATTTACTCGGCCTCAGCCAATATCCGGAAAAACTCAAAATCATTTAG
- a CDS encoding TIGR04454 family lipoprotein, which yields MKKSLILALALGLFLANCKSKVYTQEECESALASTFTQIEEEAKKNPAAAPVLAGLQQGKQKMIDQCMEGKFDPNCLKNAPGFAGIMGCVKK from the coding sequence ATGAAAAAATCCCTCATTCTGGCGCTCGCTCTCGGGCTTTTCTTGGCTAATTGTAAATCCAAAGTGTATACCCAAGAAGAGTGTGAGTCTGCTCTCGCTAGCACATTCACTCAAATTGAAGAGGAAGCTAAAAAGAATCCAGCAGCAGCACCAGTTCTCGCAGGATTGCAACAAGGTAAACAAAAAATGATCGATCAGTGTATGGAAGGAAAATTTGATCCAAACTGTTTGAAAAATGCTCCAGGTTTTGCTGGCATTATGGGTTGTGTAAAAAAATAA